In Nitrososphaerota archaeon, a single genomic region encodes these proteins:
- a CDS encoding GTP-binding protein: MKYKATEQILKIIKNKENIRNFGVIAHVDHGKTTMSDNLLGYAGIISPQAAGRALALDSMKLEQDRQMTIVQANVTLLFEKQNQEYVVNMIDTPGHIDFTGRVTRSLRAIDGAVVVSDSVEGIMTQTETVTRQALEERVRPVLYINKIDRLIKELRLTPDKMQEWLANIVSTFNGLIDTYAEPEYREKWKVSIQDGSVSFGSAKDRWGFNIDVMKEKGISFKDIYAAYQDGANVDDLAKKAPLAEAVLGMVVKHHPPPHVAQKYRIPKIWKGDLESEIGKAILNCDDNGPAVMMIVNMAMDPAAGPVAIGRLFSGT; the protein is encoded by the coding sequence ATGAAGTACAAGGCAACAGAGCAGATCCTAAAGATCATCAAAAACAAGGAAAATATCCGCAACTTTGGTGTAATTGCTCACGTAGACCATGGCAAGACAACCATGAGTGACAACCTACTAGGATATGCAGGAATCATCTCTCCTCAGGCAGCAGGACGTGCACTAGCCTTGGATTCCATGAAGCTTGAACAAGACCGTCAGATGACAATTGTGCAGGCAAACGTTACACTACTTTTCGAAAAACAAAACCAGGAATATGTCGTAAACATGATTGACACACCTGGACACATTGACTTTACAGGACGTGTCACCAGAAGCCTCAGGGCAATCGATGGTGCAGTTGTGGTATCCGACTCTGTAGAAGGAATCATGACTCAGACTGAAACTGTAACTAGACAAGCATTAGAAGAGCGTGTGCGACCAGTATTATACATCAACAAAATCGACAGACTCATCAAAGAATTAAGATTAACACCGGACAAAATGCAAGAATGGCTTGCAAACATTGTTTCTACTTTTAACGGACTAATTGATACCTATGCAGAACCTGAATACAGGGAAAAGTGGAAGGTCTCAATTCAGGACGGCTCTGTATCATTTGGTTCTGCCAAAGATAGATGGGGCTTTAACATTGATGTGATGAAGGAAAAAGGAATTTCGTTTAAGGACATTTACGCGGCATACCAGGACGGAGCAAACGTGGATGACTTGGCAAAAAAAGCACCACTGGCAGAAGCAGTCCTTGGAATGGTTGTAAAGCACCACCCGCCACCACACGTAGCACAAAAGTACAGAATTCCAAAAATCTGGAAAGGCGACTTAGAATCCGAGATTGGCAAAGCAATTCTGAATTGCGATGACAATGGTCCTGCGGTAATGATGATTGTAAACATGGCAATGGATCCTGCGGCAGGTCCGGTAGCAATTGGAAGATTGTTCTCGGGCACAC
- a CDS encoding ABC transporter substrate-binding protein, with product MRISVGHTPDSDDAFMFYGMLTGNVPSDDFTIQHVIADIEELNKRALNDELDVTAVSVHACAYLPNHTILRSGGSFGIGYGPIVIAKNDMPQDKLAKSKIAIPGKMTSAFLLLQLMIGKFDFVEMKFSDIPAAVLDGTVDAGLVIHETQLSYESEKLTKILDVGKWWDQSTHLPVPLGTNVMSNRFDRKTIQKFDKYLHDSIVYGLEHQKEALEYSMQYSRGKPEGLIEKFVRMYVNDVTVDMGKEGEQSIKTFFEMAAKKNLIPKFKIQLS from the coding sequence ATGAGGATATCCGTGGGCCACACTCCAGACTCGGATGACGCATTCATGTTTTATGGAATGCTCACAGGCAATGTACCGTCAGATGATTTTACAATTCAACATGTCATTGCAGACATTGAAGAGCTAAACAAAAGGGCGCTAAATGACGAGCTTGACGTCACGGCAGTGTCTGTCCATGCCTGTGCATATTTGCCAAACCACACAATTCTGCGAAGTGGCGGAAGCTTTGGAATTGGTTATGGGCCAATAGTCATTGCAAAAAACGACATGCCGCAAGATAAACTCGCCAAGTCAAAGATTGCCATTCCCGGAAAAATGACATCAGCTTTTTTGCTATTACAGCTAATGATTGGAAAATTCGACTTTGTAGAGATGAAATTCAGCGATATTCCGGCAGCAGTTCTAGACGGAACTGTTGATGCAGGCCTGGTAATTCACGAGACCCAGCTGTCGTATGAATCAGAAAAACTGACTAAAATTCTAGATGTCGGAAAATGGTGGGATCAGTCTACGCACTTGCCAGTCCCATTGGGCACCAATGTGATGAGTAATCGGTTTGACAGAAAAACCATCCAAAAATTTGACAAGTACCTGCATGATTCCATTGTATATGGCCTAGAGCACCAAAAAGAAGCACTAGAATATTCCATGCAGTATAGCAGAGGCAAGCCAGAAGGCCTAATTGAAAAATTTGTCAGAATGTACGTAAACGATGTCACTGTTGACATGGGAAAAGAGGGCGAGCAGTCAATTAAGACGTTTTTTGAGATGGCGGCAAAGAAGAATCTTATTCCAAAATTCAAAATACAATTAAGTTGA
- a CDS encoding MTH1187 family thiamine-binding protein produces the protein MVTAEISLYPVGTDSPSLSFYIARAIESIGTKIKHQTTPMGTILESDDIQDIFDATKSMTEIIHRLGVKRVEVILKIDSRTDKKQTADDKMKSLDRYLKGA, from the coding sequence TTGGTCACAGCAGAAATCAGCCTTTATCCAGTAGGCACGGATTCACCCAGCCTTAGCTTTTACATAGCAAGGGCAATCGAGTCAATTGGCACTAAAATTAAACACCAAACCACGCCAATGGGCACAATACTGGAATCAGACGACATTCAGGATATCTTTGATGCAACAAAATCAATGACGGAGATAATCCACAGATTAGGAGTAAAGCGAGTCGAAGTAATCCTCAAGATTGATTCCAGGACAGACAAAAAACAAACAGCAGATGATAAAATGAAATCCTTGGACAGGTACCTAAAAGGTGCGTAA
- a CDS encoding radical SAM protein, producing MLRDIIVDSKAIDRALAGEELSYNDGLELINSDNQFVVGATADLVRKKLVGNTITFAASYYMNYTNLCAASCQMCAFYRKGDESDAYTLTPQQIEARIAAAKSLGATEVHIVGGFHPSLQLDYYENMMRIIKKNHPDLTIKAFTAAEIFFLSKLTKTSVKEILSRLKSAGLDSMPGGGAEIFHPEIRNQIVRGKCSGQEWLDTIEQAHNLGIKSNVTMLYGHIEKPEHIIDHLIKVRELQKKTGGFITFIPLKFSLDNTELEQKHQVNHESSAIYDLKIISLSRLMLAGHLNNISVYWVALGKKLAQVALSNGGSDLVGTAFSEEIYRAAGKPTHSSVMELATMVKEIGRSPAQRNTFFKVLRTF from the coding sequence ATGCTGCGCGACATTATTGTTGATTCAAAGGCAATAGATAGAGCACTTGCAGGAGAAGAACTATCATACAATGATGGGCTGGAACTGATAAATTCTGATAACCAGTTTGTAGTGGGAGCAACAGCTGACTTGGTTAGAAAAAAACTAGTCGGCAATACCATTACATTTGCTGCATCGTACTACATGAATTACACAAATCTTTGTGCTGCCAGCTGTCAAATGTGTGCATTTTATCGCAAGGGAGACGAATCTGATGCGTATACGTTAACTCCTCAGCAAATAGAGGCGCGAATCGCCGCGGCAAAATCCTTGGGTGCAACCGAGGTTCACATTGTAGGCGGATTCCATCCAAGCTTGCAGTTAGACTATTACGAAAACATGATGAGAATAATCAAAAAGAACCACCCAGACCTTACCATCAAGGCGTTTACTGCAGCCGAGATATTCTTCCTATCAAAGCTTACCAAGACATCAGTCAAGGAAATACTATCACGCCTCAAGTCTGCAGGCCTTGATTCCATGCCTGGCGGTGGCGCAGAAATATTCCACCCTGAAATCAGAAACCAAATTGTTAGGGGCAAGTGCTCAGGCCAAGAATGGCTTGACACTATAGAGCAAGCTCACAACCTTGGAATCAAAAGCAATGTCACGATGCTGTACGGTCACATTGAAAAGCCAGAGCACATAATTGATCACCTCATCAAGGTGCGTGAGCTCCAAAAAAAGACGGGCGGATTTATCACGTTTATTCCGCTAAAGTTCAGTCTGGACAACACCGAGCTGGAACAAAAACACCAAGTTAATCACGAGTCATCAGCAATTTATGATCTGAAAATAATCTCACTATCTAGACTGATGCTTGCAGGCCATCTAAACAACATCTCGGTATATTGGGTCGCGTTGGGCAAGAAGTTGGCCCAAGTAGCACTGTCCAATGGTGGAAGTGATCTGGTTGGAACTGCATTCTCTGAAGAGATTTACCGTGCAGCCGGCAAGCCTACACATTCATCTGTAATGGAGCTTGCAACCATGGTAAAGGAAATAGGACGCTCGCCTGCCCAGCGAAACACATTCTTCAAGGTATTACGCACCTTTTAG
- a CDS encoding tetratricopeptide repeat protein, with the protein MSEEQLHAAVKLFLAKQFDDAVSLYDQILQKNPDSLDAINNKGYALGKLKKYADAIACYDLGLKLYPNEKTLLVNKISSLRKTKSYDAALEICRQVLNSNPDDNIALYHMERILAAIGNYAESIQCCDRILSSYPQNAEVLFDKAVSLAKTQSFQMTDILAQAISSDQHLKAKAKNHSAFAKYSTDQEFLRIVS; encoded by the coding sequence ATGTCAGAGGAGCAATTACACGCGGCAGTCAAGCTGTTTTTGGCAAAACAATTCGATGATGCAGTATCATTGTATGATCAGATTCTGCAAAAAAACCCAGACAGCCTAGATGCGATTAACAACAAAGGTTACGCACTTGGCAAGCTCAAAAAATATGCAGATGCAATTGCGTGTTATGACCTAGGCCTAAAACTATACCCAAATGAAAAAACACTGCTTGTAAACAAGATCTCTTCATTGCGCAAAACCAAGTCATATGATGCCGCACTAGAAATTTGTAGGCAAGTTCTCAATTCAAATCCAGACGACAATATTGCCCTATATCACATGGAGAGAATCCTGGCAGCAATTGGAAATTATGCGGAATCCATCCAATGTTGTGATAGGATTTTATCATCATATCCGCAAAACGCAGAGGTCCTCTTTGACAAGGCCGTATCGTTGGCAAAAACACAAAGCTTCCAGATGACAGACATACTGGCACAGGCAATAAGTTCCGACCAGCACCTTAAAGCCAAGGCAAAAAACCACAGCGCGTTTGCCAAATACAGTACAGATCAGGAATTTTTGCGCATCGTCTCTTGA
- a CDS encoding tetratricopeptide repeat protein yields the protein MSLNLEKILNQASELCHEGEFAEAITLYNKILDSDPDHLDAIIDKGVALQNLGKFKQALKCFEKATRLSPDSVTAVLNKGTALHSLGRFDEAIACYDRALFLDKKCAMALAYKGMSFGEQGKIKEALTCFKNALQIDKDYDIAQISKEIAEKLLKSNQETMRKNS from the coding sequence ATTTCATTGAACTTGGAGAAAATTCTGAATCAGGCGTCAGAGTTGTGCCATGAGGGCGAATTTGCCGAGGCAATAACGCTTTACAACAAGATACTGGACTCTGATCCTGATCATCTGGATGCCATAATTGACAAGGGAGTGGCATTACAAAATCTGGGCAAATTCAAACAAGCACTCAAGTGCTTTGAGAAGGCAACTAGGCTCAGCCCTGACAGCGTTACCGCAGTTCTAAACAAAGGGACCGCGCTACATAGCCTTGGAAGATTTGATGAGGCAATAGCCTGCTATGATAGGGCGTTGTTTTTGGATAAAAAATGCGCAATGGCACTTGCTTACAAGGGCATGTCTTTTGGCGAGCAGGGAAAAATAAAAGAGGCTCTGACCTGCTTCAAAAACGCACTGCAAATTGACAAGGACTATGACATTGCTCAAATATCCAAAGAGATTGCGGAAAAACTACTAAAGTCCAATCAAGAGACGATGCGCAAAAATTCCTGA
- a CDS encoding 2OG-Fe(II) oxygenase, which translates to MNLQWNPIEIDYNEIGQNKKTIEKIITGESPALIIRNFYNNDSCKTIAQRVETKTFENNEKIKKIGVSLVSFISRKSEYFVQADALRKTIRDLFSDLEDPRKKIHTALQALFPEKQITIAVENGKKYACGVIRLHELGDFASIHRDNARFEARSFGVSKFPIQLSTVLYIQQSKKGGELVLHKKSWKKSDEKFRNIDFGYSRDVIADCTQSVRIKPNQGDLVIINPIYYHEILPVRANNRITLGLFLAFSRHGDKVVTWS; encoded by the coding sequence ATGAATTTGCAATGGAACCCAATAGAAATAGATTACAATGAGATAGGTCAAAATAAAAAAACAATAGAAAAAATCATCACGGGTGAGTCACCTGCATTAATAATTAGAAATTTTTACAATAATGATTCATGTAAAACAATAGCCCAAAGAGTTGAGACAAAAACCTTTGAAAATAATGAAAAAATTAAGAAGATAGGTGTTTCACTTGTATCGTTTATTTCAAGAAAATCAGAGTATTTTGTTCAGGCTGATGCATTAAGAAAAACAATACGCGATCTGTTTTCTGATTTGGAGGATCCTCGAAAAAAAATCCACACGGCGTTACAAGCACTCTTTCCTGAAAAGCAGATTACTATTGCAGTTGAAAACGGCAAAAAATACGCATGTGGGGTAATCAGACTGCACGAATTAGGAGATTTTGCTTCAATACACAGAGATAATGCAAGATTTGAAGCAAGAAGTTTTGGTGTTTCTAAATTTCCTATTCAATTATCTACAGTATTATACATTCAACAATCTAAGAAGGGCGGAGAATTAGTATTGCACAAAAAATCATGGAAAAAATCAGATGAAAAATTTCGTAACATCGATTTTGGTTATTCAAGGGATGTGATTGCAGATTGCACCCAATCTGTCAGAATAAAGCCAAATCAGGGAGATTTGGTAATAATTAATCCAATTTATTATCATGAGATACTTCCTGTGAGAGCAAATAATCGCATAACATTAGGATTGTTTTTGGCTTTTTCTAGACATGGGGACAAAGTTGTAACTTGGTCTTGA
- a CDS encoding Lrp/AsnC family transcriptional regulator, with protein MILDKTDVKILKNLLVDARLSSRQLALKLGMSTVTILTRIKKMEQKKIIKGYTAIIDHEKLGYDLTAIIEIYTKKGKMVEIEQDIASLENVCAVYDVTGESDTVLVAKFKNRDDLSKFVKTLSSKPNVDKTVTNIVLNTVKEDFRLV; from the coding sequence TTGATTTTAGATAAAACAGACGTAAAGATTCTCAAAAACCTCCTAGTCGACGCAAGGCTATCTTCACGTCAGCTTGCGCTAAAGCTTGGCATGTCAACTGTAACCATCCTTACTAGAATCAAAAAGATGGAGCAGAAAAAAATTATCAAAGGATACACCGCCATTATAGACCATGAAAAGCTTGGATACGACCTCACCGCCATCATAGAAATATACACAAAAAAAGGCAAGATGGTCGAAATTGAGCAAGACATTGCATCCCTGGAAAACGTCTGCGCCGTCTATGACGTCACAGGCGAATCCGATACCGTCCTTGTTGCCAAGTTCAAAAACAGAGACGACCTAAGTAAATTCGTCAAAACACTATCATCCAAGCCAAACGTGGACAAGACAGTCACTAACATCGTCCTAAATACGGTCAAAGAAGACTTTAGGCTAGTATAG
- a CDS encoding J domain-containing protein, which produces MSKFVFLALALLLVPVLGYGQVIMEKPQRGSEEISEYYNPEDVRLAMIGIAIAVIILFLYLARDIILRRKSDYEKKEFDSKKNRDYEKYHSEWNRDDEEYFGEKKSKEAQEFRRMMQDSTLPDYYRVLGVSMEASHEEIKARFRQLAKEYHPDKSKDEKSAERFAEINKAYEVLSDEETRKDYDKYYKASFG; this is translated from the coding sequence ATGAGCAAGTTTGTGTTTTTGGCATTAGCGCTTTTGTTAGTACCAGTATTGGGATATGGACAAGTCATAATGGAAAAACCACAGCGAGGATCCGAGGAGATTTCAGAATACTATAATCCAGAAGACGTCAGGCTAGCCATGATTGGAATAGCAATAGCTGTCATAATCCTGTTTTTGTATCTTGCACGAGATATTATTTTGCGCAGAAAATCAGACTATGAAAAAAAAGAGTTTGATTCAAAGAAAAACCGTGACTATGAAAAATACCACTCCGAGTGGAATCGTGACGATGAAGAATATTTTGGAGAGAAAAAATCCAAAGAGGCTCAAGAATTCCGCAGAATGATGCAAGATTCCACCCTACCAGACTATTACAGAGTGCTTGGGGTATCAATGGAGGCATCTCATGAAGAGATAAAGGCAAGGTTCAGGCAGCTTGCAAAGGAATACCACCCTGACAAGTCAAAGGATGAAAAGAGTGCCGAAAGGTTTGCCGAGATCAATAAGGCATATGAGGTTCTCTCAGACGAAGAGACCAGAAAGGACTATGACAAGTACTACAAGGCATCATTTGGATAA